A window of the Gordonia humi genome harbors these coding sequences:
- a CDS encoding alcohol dehydrogenase catalytic domain-containing protein, translating to MRALTYRGPGRVEWTEVPTPEPDAGQVRIEVTACGVCHTDVTFRESPTPALPVGLTMGHEIAGVVSALGVGVTSLSPGQPVVVHTVWACGTCRNCTAGRQNACLSTSGRLVSPHGPGTRFDGGMAEYVVVPASSVVAADGIAPALAAVLPDAGIVPYHSIRTSLSLLGPGSSATVIGIGGLGQFAVSILRATTATRIIAVDVRRQALAAVADEVDAAVDARDPDAIEQVLAHAGGHGPDVVLDFVGSTETLRMATSSVAPYGAIHVPGQAGGVFEFETVRTTASIPRGATIDRPYSGTRRDLVDVVALARNGLVGVDVTPYPFHRALDAYDDLHAGRIIGRAVVVR from the coding sequence ATGCGCGCGCTCACATATCGCGGACCCGGACGCGTCGAATGGACCGAGGTACCGACACCCGAACCCGATGCCGGTCAGGTGAGAATCGAAGTGACGGCCTGCGGCGTCTGCCATACCGATGTGACGTTCCGGGAGTCCCCGACACCGGCACTGCCCGTCGGCCTCACGATGGGACATGAGATCGCGGGCGTCGTCTCTGCGCTCGGCGTCGGCGTCACGTCCCTGTCCCCCGGCCAACCCGTGGTGGTGCACACGGTCTGGGCGTGCGGTACCTGTCGGAACTGTACGGCAGGGCGACAGAACGCGTGTCTGAGCACCTCGGGACGGCTCGTCTCACCACACGGACCGGGAACACGATTCGACGGAGGCATGGCGGAGTACGTCGTCGTACCCGCATCGTCCGTCGTCGCCGCCGACGGCATCGCGCCCGCCCTCGCCGCGGTGCTCCCCGATGCCGGAATCGTCCCCTACCACAGCATTCGCACGAGCCTGTCGCTCCTCGGCCCCGGCTCATCCGCGACAGTGATCGGAATCGGTGGGCTCGGGCAGTTCGCCGTCTCGATTCTGCGAGCGACGACGGCCACCCGAATCATCGCGGTCGACGTCCGGCGGCAAGCGCTCGCCGCGGTCGCCGACGAGGTCGATGCGGCAGTCGACGCCCGCGACCCCGACGCGATCGAACAGGTGCTCGCCCACGCCGGCGGACACGGGCCGGACGTGGTGCTCGACTTCGTCGGGAGCACCGAGACGCTCCGCATGGCGACGTCCTCCGTCGCGCCCTACGGTGCGATTCACGTCCCGGGTCAAGCAGGCGGAGTGTTCGAGTTCGAGACCGTTCGCACGACGGCCTCGATCCCTCGAGGGGCGACGATCGACCGGCCGTACTCGGGAACGCGCCGGGACCTCGTCGACGTCGTCGCGCTGGCGCGGAACGGTCTCGTCGGCGTCGACGTCACTCCGTACCCGTTCCACCGTGCGCTGGACGCCTACGACGATCTCCACGCGGGTCGGATCATCGGTCGCGCCGTCGTGGTCCGGTGA
- a CDS encoding DMT family transporter — protein sequence MARVWLLAMTVATGVLLSLQARINTFLAHDLGSGLGAGALVFFFGLLTTLVVTSVVPAARRSVRSSWDMLRRRELPRYLLLGGPIGIIVIQAQIAEVPVVGVALFAMSFIVGQMMSGAVIDYFGWSVGVRRRLSAVGAVSLLFALAGVTVSSLPGLKTSGSGVWLACAVAFIAGGAVGVQMAFNGAITAAVGRPEAAGVATYVFGTLMYVALIAVTSAVDDGATLASYTHVRWWYCALGVIGPTVVLAGAALVRRIGVLLFAVGVVAGQLAGSLVLDAVWPAAAGTLSWLTLLGAVMAGVALVCLQRWGQRTVVDESDPSISGSVVSCER from the coding sequence ATGGCACGCGTGTGGCTTCTCGCGATGACCGTCGCGACCGGTGTCCTGCTGTCATTGCAGGCACGAATCAACACGTTCCTCGCGCACGATCTGGGCAGCGGTCTCGGTGCCGGCGCACTCGTCTTCTTCTTCGGCCTGCTCACCACCCTGGTCGTGACCTCTGTGGTTCCCGCCGCGCGTCGAAGCGTCCGATCCTCGTGGGACATGCTGCGCCGACGCGAACTGCCTCGCTATCTGCTGCTGGGCGGACCGATCGGCATCATCGTCATTCAGGCCCAGATCGCCGAGGTACCGGTGGTCGGAGTCGCGCTGTTCGCGATGTCGTTCATCGTCGGGCAGATGATGTCGGGCGCGGTGATCGACTACTTCGGGTGGTCGGTCGGCGTTCGCCGCAGACTCAGCGCGGTCGGCGCCGTCTCCCTGCTGTTCGCACTGGCGGGGGTGACCGTCTCGAGCCTGCCGGGTCTGAAGACGAGCGGCTCCGGCGTGTGGCTCGCATGCGCCGTCGCCTTCATCGCGGGCGGCGCCGTCGGCGTTCAGATGGCGTTCAACGGCGCCATCACCGCCGCCGTGGGACGGCCCGAAGCCGCGGGCGTCGCGACGTACGTCTTCGGCACTCTGATGTACGTCGCACTCATCGCCGTGACATCCGCCGTCGACGACGGAGCCACCCTGGCTTCGTACACTCATGTGCGCTGGTGGTACTGCGCACTCGGCGTGATCGGACCGACGGTCGTGCTGGCCGGCGCGGCTCTCGTCCGCCGCATCGGCGTTCTCTTGTTCGCGGTAGGGGTGGTCGCCGGACAACTCGCGGGTTCGCTCGTGCTGGACGCCGTATGGCCCGCGGCCGCGGGCACGCTGTCCTGGCTCACCCTCCTCGGAGCGGTCATGGCCGGTGTCGCCCTCGTCTGCCTGCAGCGGTGGGGACAGCGCACGGTCGTCGACGAATCGGACCCGTCGATCTCCGGATCCGTCGTCAGCTGCGAACGCTAG
- a CDS encoding acyl-CoA dehydrogenase family protein: protein MASVFTPEQTELRMTVRRFCEEKFAEEQIRALVDSDEGFDRSVWSQMAEQLGLQSLAIPDEFGGSGFTQVEAAIVMEELGRALAPTPFLATVVLSANLLLAVGDTPYTADLLARIAAGRTCAAVAVLEASAEWEPNGVQATAEHSGDSWQISGLKSNVIDAETADVLLVAARTAAGVSVFAVDPRSQGVRVERVDTLDLTRRQALVALDRVPAELVGDDGSGWEYVSHMLRMTSVALASENAGAALRLLEVSADYARTREQFGQVIGGYQAVKQKLADLLLNVELSRAAAYRVARAAADDDPLLPREAAMAHALTAETFVGAAYDTIQVHGGIGFTWEHLAHLYFRRAKSNEVLFGTPDHHRELAAAQLGL, encoded by the coding sequence ATGGCATCGGTCTTCACCCCCGAACAGACGGAGCTGCGGATGACCGTTCGGCGGTTCTGCGAGGAGAAGTTCGCCGAAGAGCAGATCCGTGCCCTCGTCGATTCGGACGAGGGCTTCGACCGTAGCGTCTGGTCCCAGATGGCCGAACAACTCGGCCTGCAGTCCTTGGCGATCCCCGACGAGTTCGGCGGTTCCGGATTCACACAGGTGGAGGCCGCGATCGTCATGGAAGAGCTCGGTCGGGCACTCGCGCCCACCCCGTTCCTGGCGACGGTCGTGCTGTCGGCCAACCTTCTTCTGGCCGTCGGCGACACGCCGTACACGGCGGATCTGCTCGCGCGGATCGCTGCCGGCCGCACATGCGCGGCCGTCGCGGTGCTGGAGGCCTCTGCGGAGTGGGAGCCGAACGGAGTCCAGGCGACCGCGGAACATTCGGGCGACTCGTGGCAGATCAGCGGGCTCAAGTCGAACGTGATCGACGCGGAGACCGCAGACGTCCTACTGGTGGCGGCCAGGACCGCGGCTGGCGTGTCGGTGTTCGCCGTGGATCCGAGGTCTCAGGGGGTCCGGGTGGAGCGGGTCGACACCCTCGACCTCACCCGTCGACAGGCACTGGTCGCTCTCGATCGCGTGCCCGCGGAGCTCGTCGGCGACGACGGCTCGGGATGGGAGTACGTGAGCCATATGCTGCGTATGACGTCGGTCGCGCTGGCCTCGGAGAATGCGGGCGCCGCGCTCCGGCTGCTCGAGGTCTCGGCCGACTACGCCCGGACCCGAGAACAATTCGGTCAGGTGATCGGCGGCTATCAGGCCGTCAAGCAGAAGCTCGCCGACCTTCTGCTGAACGTCGAGCTCTCCCGCGCGGCAGCGTATCGGGTGGCGCGCGCGGCGGCTGACGACGATCCGCTGCTTCCGCGAGAGGCCGCGATGGCGCACGCGCTGACCGCCGAGACATTCGTCGGCGCCGCCTACGACACGATTCAGGTGCACGGCGGCATCGGCTTCACGTGGGAGCATCTCGCACACCTGTACTTCCGGCGGGCCAAGAGCAACGAGGTCCTCTTCGGCACTCCCGATCACCACCGGGAACTGGCGGCCGCACAACTCGGATTGTGA
- the prpB gene encoding methylisocitrate lyase, with the protein MLYSQTTPEQKRKRLRETLAGDQIARFPGAFNPLSARLIEEKGFPGVYISGAVLANDLGLPDIGLTTLTEVATRAGQIARMTDLPAIVDADTGFGEAMNVARTVQELENAGLAGCHIEDQVNPKRCGHLDGKAVVGLDVAVKRIRAAVDARRDGNFLIMARTDARANGDGEAGLAAAVDRAKSLVDAGADAIFPEAMATLDEFAAVRAAVDVPILANMTEFGKSRLFTVDELASVGVDMIIYPVTLLRSAMGAAERTLDELVAAGTQESQVPEMLTRARLYELVDYPSYDSFDAGVFDFEVPGVFSETV; encoded by the coding sequence ATGCTCTATTCACAGACCACCCCCGAACAGAAGCGGAAGCGCCTGCGGGAGACCCTCGCGGGCGATCAGATCGCGCGGTTCCCGGGCGCCTTCAATCCGCTGTCGGCTCGTCTCATCGAGGAGAAGGGCTTCCCCGGGGTCTACATCTCCGGTGCGGTGCTCGCCAATGATCTGGGTCTGCCCGACATCGGACTGACCACGCTCACCGAGGTCGCGACCCGGGCCGGGCAGATCGCCCGGATGACCGATCTCCCGGCGATCGTCGACGCCGACACCGGATTCGGTGAGGCGATGAACGTCGCTCGGACGGTGCAGGAACTCGAGAACGCCGGCCTGGCCGGATGTCACATCGAGGACCAGGTCAATCCGAAGCGTTGCGGACACCTCGACGGGAAGGCCGTCGTCGGGCTCGACGTGGCCGTCAAACGGATCAGGGCCGCGGTGGACGCACGTCGCGACGGGAACTTCCTCATCATGGCCCGGACGGACGCACGTGCGAACGGTGACGGTGAAGCAGGACTGGCGGCGGCGGTCGATCGCGCGAAGTCACTCGTCGACGCGGGCGCCGACGCGATCTTCCCCGAAGCGATGGCCACCCTCGACGAGTTCGCCGCGGTCCGGGCGGCCGTCGACGTACCGATCCTCGCGAACATGACCGAGTTCGGGAAGAGCAGGTTGTTCACCGTCGACGAACTGGCGTCCGTCGGCGTCGACATGATCATCTACCCGGTGACCCTTCTGCGGAGTGCCATGGGGGCGGCCGAGCGCACGCTGGACGAACTCGTGGCGGCGGGCACGCAGGAGTCGCAGGTGCCCGAAATGCTCACCCGTGCACGGCTGTATGAACTCGTGGACTACCCGTCGTACGACTCGTTCGACGCCGGCGTCTTCGATTTCGAGGTCCCCGGTGTGTTCTCGGAGACGGTGTAG
- a CDS encoding SDR family NAD(P)-dependent oxidoreductase has product MSEQKSLGQLAGRRIVVTGGAQGMGESIVRAFAREGASVVSMDLKEDRGRAVADEIAAETGSRIRFSAVDVSDRAAVFTAVAESADRLGGLDVLVNVAGVQRARPAEELTEADFDFLLGVNLRGTLYTNQAAFTAMKPAGSGHIINFGSDAGMTAIRGLAGYSATKGAVHAWTRTIALEFGPHGIRANVVVPAMRTPMTDAGRQDGRAGVYSKVPLGGDLGDSDRDLAPVMVFLAGDGSRFITGQTISVNGGIGMVR; this is encoded by the coding sequence ATGAGCGAACAGAAGAGTCTCGGGCAGCTGGCCGGCCGACGGATCGTCGTGACCGGCGGGGCCCAGGGCATGGGTGAGTCCATCGTGCGTGCGTTCGCCCGCGAAGGTGCGAGTGTGGTGTCGATGGATCTCAAGGAGGATCGGGGACGTGCGGTCGCCGACGAGATCGCCGCCGAGACCGGGTCGCGCATCCGATTCTCCGCCGTCGACGTGTCCGATCGCGCCGCGGTGTTCACCGCTGTGGCCGAATCCGCCGACCGGCTCGGAGGGCTCGACGTCCTGGTGAATGTGGCCGGTGTGCAACGTGCCCGGCCGGCCGAAGAACTCACGGAGGCCGATTTCGACTTCCTACTCGGAGTCAACCTGCGCGGAACCCTGTACACCAATCAGGCGGCGTTCACCGCGATGAAGCCCGCGGGATCGGGTCACATCATCAACTTCGGCTCCGATGCGGGCATGACCGCGATCCGCGGGCTGGCCGGGTACTCGGCGACCAAGGGGGCGGTGCACGCGTGGACGCGGACGATCGCCCTCGAGTTCGGTCCGCACGGCATCCGCGCCAATGTGGTGGTGCCCGCCATGCGCACACCGATGACGGACGCCGGCCGACAGGACGGCCGTGCCGGCGTGTACTCCAAGGTCCCGCTCGGCGGTGACCTCGGTGACTCCGATCGCGACCTCGCTCCCGTGATGGTGTTCCTCGCAGGCGACGGTTCACGATTCATCACCGGGCAGACCATCTCGGTCAACGGCGGCATCGGCATGGTCCGGTAA
- a CDS encoding alpha/beta fold hydrolase: MVLVHGAMDTGGSFSRLVASLTDVDTITYDRRGYGDSHLDGRMPNRIAEHADDLLSILDGRPSVVMAHSLGGLVALAAAQRDPSVFRGLVAYETPMPWLPWWPPVGLPADVNDIPQVTAAATRFLRAHMGDERWAALTDTQRDGLLTCGPAWATELSDAQNRGPVFEFAQIAVPVLAVHGSLTDDRHVNGARVLARSVPNGRLATIEGAGHIGHRRQPAELASLIVEQIAATANPQERA, translated from the coding sequence GTGGTTCTGGTTCATGGCGCCATGGACACCGGCGGCAGCTTCTCCCGCCTCGTGGCGAGCCTGACGGACGTCGACACGATCACGTATGACCGGCGAGGTTACGGGGACTCGCATCTCGACGGCCGCATGCCGAATCGCATCGCCGAGCACGCGGACGACCTGCTGTCGATACTCGACGGCCGCCCGTCCGTCGTGATGGCGCACAGCCTCGGTGGTCTGGTGGCTCTCGCCGCGGCGCAACGAGACCCGAGTGTCTTCCGCGGACTGGTCGCATACGAGACCCCGATGCCCTGGCTGCCGTGGTGGCCGCCCGTCGGACTTCCCGCTGATGTGAACGACATACCGCAGGTCACGGCGGCGGCCACGCGATTCCTGCGCGCTCACATGGGTGACGAGCGGTGGGCCGCGTTGACCGACACGCAGCGGGACGGCCTGCTGACCTGCGGTCCCGCTTGGGCGACGGAGCTGAGCGACGCCCAGAACCGCGGACCGGTGTTCGAGTTCGCTCAGATCGCGGTGCCGGTGCTGGCAGTTCACGGCAGCCTGACCGACGACCGGCATGTGAACGGTGCGCGAGTGCTCGCTCGGTCGGTGCCGAACGGTCGTCTCGCCACGATCGAAGGGGCCGGCCACATCGGGCATCGCCGACAGCCCGCGGAACTGGCGAGCCTGATCGTCGAACAGATCGCCGCAACGGCGAACCCGCAGGAGCGAGCATGA
- a CDS encoding acyl-CoA dehydrogenase family protein, which translates to MADTADAGNQESLEAFVERATAFLDEHLAKRQARTAFEWGVGEDSGVKLWEEPDSEEERVRLDDARRWRRVRFDAGFGWIDGPVEHGGAGLSGKHLRAYRRVEAGYETPSDTYFKLDHVLGPVLLARATESVRTTIPVRMQQGELVACELFSEPDAGSDMFSARTRATRVDGGWKLNGQKVWTSDAHLADIGVVFTRTSNEPGRRAFTAFVLDMHQEGVEVVPLRQMTGGAAFNEVYLDDAFVPDEYLLGEVGQGWDVVSEILARERAGIGSGLSRSGSGLANGSRLIALVREMGKQDDPLVRQQLVKTMTGFWATRQLTSNGSDKGGAKAYRSDPTPLASKLALSFNLRRAANLATQVLGPKLAADNGEWGTFSWNSLVLGEPGVHIFAGTDEIVRNSLAEKVLGQPRDGRRG; encoded by the coding sequence ATGGCGGACACTGCCGATGCAGGGAACCAGGAGAGCCTGGAGGCATTCGTCGAGCGTGCCACCGCATTTCTCGACGAGCACCTCGCCAAGCGGCAGGCGCGCACCGCGTTCGAGTGGGGCGTCGGCGAGGACTCCGGAGTGAAGCTCTGGGAAGAGCCCGACTCCGAAGAGGAGCGCGTACGACTCGATGATGCTCGGCGCTGGCGCCGAGTGCGTTTCGATGCGGGATTCGGCTGGATCGACGGTCCGGTGGAGCACGGGGGCGCCGGGCTGTCCGGTAAGCACCTTCGCGCGTACCGCCGTGTCGAGGCCGGCTACGAGACACCCAGTGACACCTATTTCAAGCTCGACCACGTTCTCGGTCCGGTCCTTCTCGCACGCGCCACCGAGAGCGTCCGGACGACGATTCCGGTCCGGATGCAGCAGGGCGAGCTGGTCGCCTGTGAGCTGTTCTCGGAGCCCGACGCCGGGTCGGACATGTTCTCCGCCCGTACTCGCGCGACCCGTGTAGACGGTGGCTGGAAGCTCAACGGGCAGAAGGTGTGGACGTCGGACGCGCATCTCGCCGACATCGGCGTCGTGTTCACTCGGACGTCGAACGAGCCCGGGCGTCGGGCGTTCACCGCGTTCGTCCTCGACATGCACCAAGAGGGTGTCGAAGTGGTGCCCTTGCGGCAGATGACCGGTGGGGCGGCGTTCAACGAGGTGTACCTCGACGACGCGTTCGTACCCGACGAGTACCTGCTCGGCGAGGTCGGGCAGGGGTGGGACGTCGTGAGCGAGATCCTCGCGCGCGAGCGAGCGGGCATCGGGTCGGGCCTGAGTCGATCGGGTTCGGGCCTGGCGAACGGGTCCCGACTCATCGCCCTCGTGCGGGAGATGGGCAAGCAGGACGATCCACTGGTCCGACAGCAGCTGGTGAAGACGATGACCGGGTTCTGGGCCACTCGCCAACTGACCTCGAACGGGTCGGACAAAGGAGGGGCGAAGGCGTACCGCTCCGATCCGACACCGCTGGCGAGCAAGCTCGCTCTGAGCTTCAATCTTCGGCGTGCCGCGAATCTCGCGACACAGGTTCTCGGCCCGAAACTGGCCGCGGACAACGGAGAATGGGGAACGTTCAGCTGGAACAGCCTCGTGCTCGGCGAGCCGGGAGTGCACATCTTCGCCGGTACCGATGAGATCGTGCGCAACTCCCTCGCGGAGAAGGTCCTGGGACAGCCGCGAGACGGACGGCGCGGATGA
- a CDS encoding CaiB/BaiF CoA transferase family protein → MPGTLEGLRIVEFAGQGPAPFACMLFADMGAEVVRIDRPSTPRAAERHRADDAFGRGRISVTVDLKDPDGLARARALACDADVVVESFRPGVMERLGLGPDDVRAENPRIVYARMTGWGQHGPNASTAGHDINYVAAAGALEPIGRAGQAPTVPLALVGDFGGGGMLLAVGVLAALVERGRSGLGQVVDASCVDGASQLMTVVHHLRSHGRWNDERGTNLFDTGAPFYDVYETSDGRFVSFGALERRFYDAMVDVLDLPAQVMHPQHDRAAWPDRRMLIADRVRERTRSEWEAAFDGIDACFAPVLSPGEAPQARAHRSRDAFVDVDGYPEPAPAPRFSRTPSTARPRADLGAHNDQIATSPTSSR, encoded by the coding sequence ATGCCGGGAACACTTGAAGGACTTCGCATCGTGGAGTTCGCCGGGCAGGGTCCGGCACCGTTCGCGTGCATGCTCTTCGCCGACATGGGCGCCGAGGTCGTGCGGATCGACAGACCGTCGACGCCCCGTGCGGCCGAGCGCCATCGAGCCGACGATGCGTTCGGTCGCGGGCGGATCTCGGTGACCGTCGATCTGAAGGACCCCGACGGACTGGCACGCGCGCGGGCTCTCGCATGCGACGCAGACGTGGTCGTGGAGAGCTTCCGCCCGGGCGTGATGGAGCGGCTCGGACTCGGCCCGGACGACGTTCGGGCCGAGAATCCGCGGATCGTGTACGCGAGGATGACCGGCTGGGGGCAGCATGGCCCCAACGCGTCGACCGCGGGCCACGACATCAATTACGTCGCGGCGGCCGGTGCACTGGAACCGATCGGCCGAGCGGGCCAGGCGCCGACTGTGCCTCTGGCACTCGTCGGCGATTTCGGCGGCGGAGGCATGCTGCTCGCCGTCGGCGTCCTCGCCGCGCTCGTGGAGCGTGGACGCTCCGGACTGGGGCAGGTCGTCGACGCCTCCTGCGTCGACGGTGCATCGCAGCTGATGACCGTGGTCCACCATCTTCGAAGCCACGGCCGGTGGAACGACGAGCGAGGAACCAACCTCTTCGACACCGGTGCGCCGTTCTATGACGTCTACGAGACCTCCGACGGGCGTTTCGTCTCCTTCGGCGCGCTCGAGCGCAGGTTCTATGACGCGATGGTCGATGTCCTGGATCTTCCCGCGCAGGTGATGCATCCTCAGCACGACCGCGCGGCCTGGCCCGATCGCCGGATGCTCATCGCCGACCGGGTCCGGGAACGCACCCGGTCGGAGTGGGAGGCGGCCTTCGACGGCATCGACGCGTGCTTCGCGCCGGTCCTGTCTCCCGGAGAGGCTCCGCAGGCGCGAGCGCACCGATCGCGTGATGCCTTCGTCGACGTCGACGGATACCCCGAGCCCGCGCCGGCCCCTCGATTCAGCAGGACGCCGTCGACGGCGCGGCCCAGGGCCGACCTGGGGGCCCACAACGATCAGATCGCGACTTCGCCCACATCGTCTCGGTAG
- a CDS encoding AMP-binding protein, with protein MTITQQEAPVRWGREVVDADVRGFPVRVYKNRPRSVGELLLDARRWGDREFLVQGERRITYREHEQAVAAVANRIAAYGIAPGDRVFIHGFNSVEWYVTFWAVESLGAVAVLGNPWWGDHEIEVILGRVQPKLAVTDVEMHQVSCVPFAEIRRLVDAKEPATLRLASVDEDDPALVMFSSGTTGIPKGILVSQRSVVGNLQNLLSMTRRLPTELDDDFRGTASLQTVPLFHLAGVQVSCATILQGGKLVMLDGKFDPAEVLRLIEAENITSWGAIPTMVSRVLDHPDLAVRDVSSLGSIPLGGSAVPEELRARIAANFPKVSKKVGSLYGLTETGGLLAAAAGKEIDGHPGRVGRPLPVIDLKIVGADQDGNGEIYGRSPNVPLEIVGEGPVADADGWVATGDIGRIDDDGYLYITGRAKEIIIRGGENIAAANIENTLQRHEGFADVGVVALPDPDLGEIVGAVAVLAPGASFDKEAVIELCRQYLGRFETPERWWVRTEKLPMTAIGKMDKKLLKQQWIDRGVVDLDDSASA; from the coding sequence GTGACGATCACACAGCAGGAGGCCCCGGTGCGGTGGGGCCGTGAGGTAGTCGATGCAGACGTGCGGGGATTCCCCGTCCGCGTGTATAAGAACCGTCCGCGATCGGTCGGCGAACTGCTTCTCGACGCCCGACGGTGGGGCGACCGCGAATTCCTGGTGCAGGGCGAACGCCGGATCACCTACCGAGAGCACGAACAGGCGGTCGCCGCGGTCGCGAATCGGATCGCCGCGTACGGCATCGCCCCGGGCGACCGGGTGTTCATTCACGGATTCAACAGCGTCGAATGGTATGTCACCTTCTGGGCGGTCGAGAGCCTCGGCGCGGTCGCGGTACTCGGCAATCCGTGGTGGGGTGATCACGAGATCGAGGTCATCCTCGGTCGAGTGCAGCCGAAACTGGCCGTCACCGACGTCGAGATGCACCAGGTGTCGTGTGTACCGTTCGCGGAGATCCGCCGACTCGTCGATGCGAAGGAACCCGCGACGCTCCGCCTGGCGAGCGTCGATGAGGACGACCCGGCCCTGGTGATGTTCAGCTCGGGCACCACCGGCATCCCGAAGGGGATCCTGGTGTCACAGCGTTCGGTGGTCGGCAACCTCCAGAACCTGCTGAGCATGACCCGTCGCCTCCCCACCGAACTCGACGACGACTTCCGCGGCACCGCCAGCCTGCAGACCGTTCCACTGTTCCATCTGGCCGGCGTCCAGGTGAGCTGCGCGACGATCCTCCAGGGCGGAAAACTCGTCATGCTCGACGGGAAGTTCGACCCGGCCGAGGTCTTGCGACTGATCGAAGCGGAGAACATCACATCCTGGGGAGCGATTCCCACGATGGTCTCGCGAGTTCTCGATCATCCCGACCTCGCCGTGCGCGACGTCTCTTCGCTCGGTTCGATCCCGCTCGGCGGCTCGGCCGTTCCCGAAGAACTCCGCGCTCGTATCGCGGCGAACTTCCCGAAGGTGAGCAAGAAGGTGGGAAGCCTCTACGGGCTGACCGAGACCGGTGGACTTCTCGCCGCGGCGGCCGGTAAGGAGATCGACGGGCATCCGGGCCGAGTCGGGCGTCCACTGCCCGTGATCGATCTGAAGATCGTCGGCGCCGACCAGGACGGCAACGGTGAGATCTACGGCCGCAGCCCGAACGTGCCGCTCGAGATCGTCGGCGAGGGGCCCGTCGCCGACGCGGACGGTTGGGTCGCGACCGGAGACATCGGGCGGATCGACGACGACGGCTACCTGTACATCACCGGCCGTGCCAAAGAGATCATCATCCGAGGCGGCGAGAACATCGCGGCGGCGAACATCGAGAACACTCTGCAGCGGCATGAGGGCTTCGCCGACGTGGGCGTCGTCGCACTGCCCGACCCCGATCTCGGCGAGATCGTCGGCGCGGTCGCGGTCCTGGCACCTGGAGCATCGTTCGACAAGGAGGCGGTGATCGAACTCTGCAGGCAGTATCTCGGCCGCTTCGAGACACCCGAGCGCTGGTGGGTGCGCACCGAGAAGCTGCCGATGACCGCGATCGGAAAGATGGACAAGAAGCTGCTCAAGCAGCAGTGGATCGACCGTGGAGTCGTCGACCTCGACGACTCCGCGTCGGCCTGA
- a CDS encoding CoA transferase produces MKVVDLSQIGAGPYGTSMLGDLGADVIKVEPLKGDSFRFVDNAYGPGESAYFFGVNRSKRSIALDLKDPQGYEVLMRLVREADVFVVAFRPDAIVRMGIDYETLKTVNPRLVYAAITAFGEDGPRAHQPGMDILAQALSGMMGVTGEVDGGPVKVGVPIADFVGSFFLGFGVCAALRLRDRTGVGDKIAINLLDGQVAAFANYITAYDKTGTKFRPLGGGHPQLVPYQPFLGSDGRYFILACLNDHFWSKLVPYLSQFEDFSDPRYATNTDRIENRDELCGRLQRLFSTEPAEYWLAGLEGTGVPCSPIHRMEEALEDPQVVHNRAVTELVHPRFGPYKVPNNPIRFHQAKTGPRGYAPALGEHTDEVLAEYGLSPDQIDDLRARGIINDSVAAEHARA; encoded by the coding sequence GTGAAAGTCGTCGACCTCTCGCAGATCGGTGCCGGGCCGTACGGGACCTCGATGCTGGGGGATCTCGGCGCCGACGTCATCAAAGTCGAGCCGTTGAAGGGTGACAGCTTCCGATTCGTCGACAATGCGTACGGTCCGGGTGAGAGCGCGTACTTCTTCGGGGTCAACCGGAGCAAACGGTCCATCGCCCTGGATCTGAAGGATCCTCAGGGGTACGAGGTCCTCATGAGACTGGTGCGTGAAGCCGACGTGTTCGTCGTGGCGTTCCGGCCTGACGCCATCGTGCGGATGGGGATCGACTACGAGACCTTGAAGACGGTGAATCCCCGCCTCGTCTACGCCGCGATCACCGCGTTCGGTGAAGACGGTCCTCGTGCCCATCAGCCGGGTATGGACATCCTCGCCCAGGCATTGAGCGGAATGATGGGGGTGACCGGTGAGGTCGACGGCGGGCCCGTCAAGGTGGGTGTCCCGATCGCCGATTTCGTCGGGTCGTTCTTTCTCGGTTTCGGTGTCTGTGCGGCCCTGCGCCTGCGCGATCGGACCGGGGTCGGGGACAAGATAGCGATCAACCTCCTCGACGGGCAGGTCGCGGCGTTCGCCAACTACATCACCGCCTATGACAAGACCGGGACGAAGTTCAGGCCACTCGGCGGCGGCCATCCCCAGCTCGTGCCGTATCAACCGTTCCTGGGATCCGACGGACGTTACTTCATCCTCGCCTGCCTCAACGACCATTTCTGGAGCAAGCTCGTACCGTATCTGAGTCAGTTCGAGGACTTCAGCGATCCGCGGTACGCCACGAACACCGACCGGATCGAGAACCGTGACGAACTCTGCGGTCGACTCCAACGGCTGTTCAGCACGGAGCCCGCCGAGTACTGGTTGGCCGGACTCGAGGGCACCGGAGTTCCGTGCAGCCCGATCCACCGGATGGAGGAGGCCCTTGAGGACCCGCAGGTGGTGCACAACCGGGCGGTGACCGAACTCGTCCATCCTCGATTCGGGCCGTACAAGGTGCCGAACAATCCGATTCGCTTCCACCAGGCCAAGACCGGGCCGCGCGGCTATGCGCCGGCGCTGGGCGAGCACACCGACGAGGTTCTCGCCGAGTACGGCCTGAGTCCCGACCAGATCGACGACCTGCGTGCCCGCGGCATCATCAACGATTCCGTGGCGGCCGAGCACGCGCGCGCTTGA